The following proteins are encoded in a genomic region of Tigriopus californicus strain San Diego chromosome 6, Tcal_SD_v2.1, whole genome shotgun sequence:
- the LOC131882308 gene encoding uncharacterized protein LOC131882308 produces MKRFVALITLAMSLVSNAQIRYVRDSTSYANVGGNTRSAATLVELKPIAIVRSVFNGPTGDKPDFDFSYETENGIKQEATGTMKDIDGTEVMVMRGSYSYIDENGDDVLVSWVADEMGFRAESESLPIAPEIPFPDQAEAVAAQIRFAQEERARNANSGSPTADTSYTSSSSQEPQVFAARASTGYGAAPASEPVVVASRAQSLNQYSRATPQEPQVFAARTSTGYGAAPASEPVVVASRAQSLNQYSRATPQEPQVFAARTSTGYGAAPASEPVVVASRAQSLNQYSRATPQEPQVFAARASPSYRAAPAPEPVVVASRDQSRLGTYSGFIAEADVPTRGIALVEVAEPTVVVEDRLADYKPVEPVVQIAREFEAERLPSYAVNINERERVAPVEAKSRKQPAYIQYLLE; encoded by the exons ATGAAACGA TTCGTTGCTCTCATCACTTTGGCCATGTCCTTGGTGTCCAATGCCCAGATCCGATACGTCAGGGATTCCACATCCTACGCCAATGTTGGTGGCAACACCAGATCGGCCGCCACCTTGGTCGAACTCAAACCCATCGCAATTGTCCGATCCGTCTTCAATGGTCCCACTGGTGACAAGCCTGACTTTGACTTCTCCTATGAGACTGAGAATGGTATTAAGCAGGAGGCCACTGGCACCATGAAGGACATTGACGGCACCGAGGTGATGGTGATGCGTGGTAGCTACAGCTACATTGATGAGAACGGCGATGACGTTCTCGTGTCTTGGGTGGCCGATGAAATGGGCTTCCGGGCCGAGTCTGAGTCTCTTCCCATCGCCCCCGAGATTCCCTTCCCCGATCAAGCGGAAGCCGTTGCGGCTCAGATCCGATTTGCCCAGGAGGAAAGAGCCCGCAATGCCAACAGTGGATCGCCCACCGCTGACACTAGCTACACCTCATCCAGCTCCCAAGAACCTCAGGTCTTTGCCGCCCGTGCCTCCACTGGTTATGGAGCTGCCCCGGCTTCTGAGCCTGTTGTCGTGGCATCCCGTGCTCAATCTCTTAACCAATACTCCAGAGCCACCCCTCAAGAACCTCAGGTCTTTGCCGCCCGTACCTCCACTGGTTATGGAGCTGCCCCGGCTTCTGAGCCTGTTGTCGTGGCATCCCGTGCTCAATCTCTTAACCAATACTCCAGAGCCACCCCTCAAGAACCTCAGGTCTTTGCCGCCCGTACCTCCACTGGTTATGGAGCTGCCCCGGCTTCTGAGCCTGTTGTCGTGGCATCCCGTGCTCAATCTCTTAACCAATACTCCAGAGCCACCCCTCAAGAACCTCAGGTCTTTGCCGCCCGTGCCTCCCCTAGTTACAGAGCTGCCCCTGCTCCTGAGCCCGTTGTTGTGGCCTCTCGTGATCAATCTCGTCTTGGTACTTACAGTGGCTTCATTGCCGAAGCTGATGTTCCTACTCGTGGTATCGCCTTGGTCGAAGTGGCTGAACCTACCGTTGTCGTTGAGGATAGACTGGCCGATTACAAACCAGTTGAGCCAGTGGTTCAAATTGCTCGGGAATTTGAGGCTGAGCgtttgccttcttatgccgTGAACATCAACGAACGAGAACGCGTAGCTCCCGTCGAAGCCAAATCTCGCAAACAACCTGCTTACATTCAATACCTCTTGGAATAG